One Staphylococcus ratti DNA segment encodes these proteins:
- a CDS encoding ThiF family adenylyltransferase: MKRYDRQEKFHAFGNTTQKKLQNLCALIIGVGALGSGIAEQLVRSGIGKLIIVDRDIVTLSNLHRQSGYLEVDANEMKPKVFALKERLQAMNSEVKIEAMNMEVLPQNILSILETHQPDVVLDGLDRFETRYLVNEATNKMRIPYIYSAVLGSQVSVFPIDSNGPCLQCIMPEPPETMESCALHGVLPPAVHIASSFAVAEVFNYLMTGMFSYDMKWIDIYKGEMKSTHIVNLKEEDCPVCRQHHYQRLKQSTIEGEYYCGNVIQVRYAPEDFDKLLSPNVNVIKQNQFVKLLEYRHYKMTFFQDGRLLIYGSENKNDALEVAQLIFVTT; this comes from the coding sequence ATGAAACGTTATGATAGGCAAGAAAAATTCCATGCTTTTGGCAATACAACTCAGAAAAAATTACAAAACCTATGCGCACTGATTATTGGTGTAGGCGCGCTTGGAAGTGGTATTGCAGAACAACTTGTACGCAGTGGTATAGGCAAACTCATTATCGTCGATAGAGATATCGTGACGTTGTCTAATTTGCATCGTCAAAGTGGTTACCTTGAAGTAGATGCAAATGAAATGAAACCGAAAGTATTTGCGCTAAAAGAACGCCTTCAAGCTATGAATAGTGAAGTGAAAATTGAAGCGATGAATATGGAAGTCTTACCACAAAATATTTTAAGCATTTTAGAAACACATCAACCAGATGTTGTGTTGGATGGTTTGGATCGTTTTGAAACAAGATATCTAGTTAATGAAGCAACAAATAAAATGCGCATTCCTTACATTTATAGTGCTGTTTTGGGAAGTCAAGTTAGTGTGTTTCCAATTGATAGCAACGGCCCTTGTCTACAATGTATTATGCCTGAGCCACCTGAAACAATGGAAAGCTGTGCGTTACATGGTGTGCTACCACCAGCAGTGCATATCGCAAGTAGTTTTGCTGTAGCAGAGGTGTTCAATTATTTAATGACAGGCATGTTTTCTTATGATATGAAATGGATTGATATTTATAAAGGGGAAATGAAATCTACGCATATTGTTAATTTAAAAGAAGAAGATTGCCCAGTATGTCGCCAACATCACTATCAGCGATTAAAGCAATCAACAATAGAAGGAGAATACTATTGTGGTAACGTGATTCAAGTGCGTTATGCGCCTGAGGATTTTGATAAATTATTATCTCCAAATGTCAATGTCATCAAACAAAATCAATTTGTAAAACTGCTTGAATACCGACATTATAAAATGACGTTTTTCCAAGATGGACGTTTATTAATATATGGAAGTGAAAATAAAAATGATGCGCTTGAAGTTGCGCAACTTATTTTTGTGACGACTTAG
- a CDS encoding thiazole synthase, translated as MLKIGQFTFKSRLLLGTGKFENADIQKQAIVASGTEVLTFAVRRMNLYDNALPNPLADIDLEKFITFPNTAGAKTAEEAVRIAEIANEARVCDMVKVEVIGDDATLLPDPLETYKACEILLEKGYIVCPYISDDVVLAKRLEQLGVHAVMPLASPIGTGRGISNPLNLRYIIEKSQVPVIVDAGIGSAKDCAEAMELGADAILLNSAISSAKDPVKMAEAMKKGIEAGRLSYEAGRIPIRYNAVQSSPSEGIGFL; from the coding sequence ATGTTGAAAATTGGACAATTTACATTTAAATCTAGATTATTGCTCGGTACAGGGAAGTTTGAAAATGCTGACATTCAAAAGCAAGCGATTGTCGCTTCTGGAACTGAGGTGTTGACATTTGCGGTAAGACGTATGAATTTATATGACAATGCACTTCCAAATCCGCTAGCAGATATTGATTTAGAAAAATTTATAACTTTTCCGAACACAGCAGGAGCTAAAACAGCAGAAGAAGCAGTACGTATTGCTGAAATAGCCAATGAAGCAAGGGTCTGCGACATGGTTAAAGTAGAAGTGATAGGAGACGACGCGACGTTATTACCAGATCCTCTTGAAACATATAAAGCTTGTGAAATTTTGCTTGAAAAAGGGTACATTGTATGTCCGTACATTTCAGATGATGTCGTATTAGCCAAACGCTTAGAACAATTAGGCGTACACGCAGTGATGCCACTTGCTTCCCCAATAGGTACAGGTCGAGGCATCAGTAATCCATTAAATTTACGGTACATTATTGAAAAGAGCCAAGTGCCTGTAATTGTTGATGCAGGGATAGGTTCAGCCAAAGATTGTGCCGAAGCTATGGAATTAGGCGCGGATGCCATTTTGTTGAATTCTGCAATATCTAGTGCGAAAGACCCAGTTAAAATGGCAGAAGCAATGAAAAAAGGGATCGAAGCAGGGCGTCTGAGTTATGAAGCGGGACGTATCCCTATTCGTTACAATGCGGTTCAATCAAGCCCTTCAGAGGGAATCGGTTTTCTTTGA
- a CDS encoding DUF402 domain-containing protein: MKIKYIDKRHWRRLIDRDYIEVKVNNNKFKGIIGLITMNKVREPLEVTVVGKRMVVADDHFQWLQILPEKKRYSMTVMFNDKGEPLQYYFDINLKNITQKGKARTVDLCLDVLALPDGKYELVDQDDLERALKTNQITRKQYHEAYVIAHQLMIQIDEDFKSINDKAMYCYKKINRKYQKKEKSTQL, encoded by the coding sequence GTGAAGATAAAGTATATTGATAAACGTCACTGGCGTCGCCTCATAGATCGGGATTATATCGAAGTCAAAGTTAATAATAATAAATTTAAAGGTATTATCGGTTTGATAACGATGAATAAGGTGAGAGAACCTTTGGAGGTGACTGTTGTTGGAAAACGAATGGTTGTAGCAGACGACCATTTTCAGTGGCTACAGATTTTACCCGAAAAGAAACGTTATAGTATGACCGTCATGTTTAACGATAAAGGAGAACCTTTACAATATTATTTTGATATTAACTTAAAAAATATTACGCAAAAAGGGAAAGCACGCACAGTCGACTTATGCCTTGATGTACTTGCGTTGCCTGATGGAAAGTATGAGCTTGTTGATCAAGATGATTTAGAACGTGCACTAAAGACAAATCAAATTACGCGAAAGCAATATCATGAAGCCTATGTGATCGCACACCAGCTTATGATTCAAATTGATGAAGATTTTAAAAGTATCAATGACAAAGCGATGTATTGCTATAAAAAAATAAATCGAAAATACCAAAAAAAAGAAAAAAGTACGCAGCTATAA
- a CDS encoding LysM peptidoglycan-binding domain-containing protein, with amino-acid sequence MKKFAFALTFTSGAAALLAHQDADASTQHTVQSGESIWTIAQKYNISVDQITQDNNLSNHIIFPGQVLSIGSGNSGNTQNTTAPNLSQGNTHTVRAGESLDIIAAQYGVTAQDIMNANNLNGYLIFPNQTLKIPGGSGGNGSAGSSTPDGSTPNGGYNSPTFNHQNLYDWGQCTWYVFNKRAEAGQPISTYWWNADHWATNASADGYTIDHNPTVGSIMQNYEGPVGHVAYVERVNPDGSILISETNYNTPPGTPDYRTIPASIASSYNYIH; translated from the coding sequence TTGAAAAAATTCGCTTTTGCACTTACATTTACTTCTGGCGCTGCAGCATTATTAGCTCACCAAGATGCGGATGCTTCAACACAACATACCGTTCAATCTGGTGAGTCAATCTGGACTATCGCACAAAAATACAATATCTCTGTGGATCAAATTACACAAGATAACAATCTTTCGAATCATATTATTTTCCCAGGTCAAGTGCTTTCAATTGGCTCAGGAAATAGCGGTAACACACAAAATACTACGGCACCAAACCTTTCTCAAGGTAATACACATACTGTACGTGCTGGGGAATCATTAGACATTATTGCCGCACAATATGGGGTAACTGCACAAGATATTATGAACGCGAATAATTTAAATGGTTACCTTATTTTCCCAAATCAAACATTAAAAATCCCTGGTGGTTCTGGCGGTAATGGCTCAGCTGGTTCAAGTACACCTGATGGTTCAACACCAAATGGCGGCTATAACTCTCCAACATTTAATCATCAAAATCTTTACGATTGGGGACAATGTACTTGGTACGTATTCAATAAGCGTGCGGAAGCTGGTCAACCGATTAGCACGTACTGGTGGAATGCAGACCATTGGGCAACAAATGCTTCAGCTGATGGTTATACGATTGATCATAACCCTACTGTTGGATCTATAATGCAAAACTATGAAGGCCCAGTTGGGCATGTTGCTTACGTAGAGCGTGTAAATCCTGATGGTAGTATTTTAATTTCTGAAACAAACTACAATACACCACCTGGAACACCTGATTATCGTACAATTCCAGCATCAATTGCATCATCTTACAATTATATTCATTAA
- a CDS encoding YebC/PmpR family DNA-binding transcriptional regulator has translation MGRKWNNIKEKKAQKDKNTSRIYAKFGKEIYVAAKSGEPDPESNQALKLVLERAKTYSVPNHIIDRAIDKAKGGGDENFDSLRYEGFGPSGSMVIVDALTNNVNRTASDVRAAFGKNGGNMGVSGSVAYMFDPTATFAFEGSDADSILEGLMEADIDVRDVIEDGGLTIVYAEPDQFATVQQALKGLGISTFEVAEFEMLPQTEVQLSPDDQETFEKLIDVLEDLEDVQHVFHNVEL, from the coding sequence ATGGGACGTAAATGGAACAATATTAAAGAAAAAAAGGCGCAAAAAGACAAAAATACAAGTCGCATTTACGCGAAGTTTGGTAAAGAAATTTATGTTGCAGCAAAATCAGGAGAACCTGATCCTGAGTCAAATCAAGCTTTAAAGCTTGTACTTGAACGTGCGAAAACATATTCAGTGCCAAATCATATCATCGACCGTGCGATAGATAAAGCAAAAGGTGGCGGTGATGAAAACTTTGATTCATTACGTTACGAAGGTTTTGGTCCAAGTGGTTCAATGGTCATTGTGGATGCATTAACAAACAACGTAAACCGTACTGCCTCTGACGTGCGTGCTGCATTTGGAAAAAATGGTGGGAACATGGGCGTGTCCGGTTCTGTGGCCTACATGTTTGATCCTACTGCGACATTTGCATTTGAAGGTTCTGATGCAGATTCTATTTTAGAAGGATTAATGGAAGCGGATATCGATGTTCGTGATGTGATTGAAGATGGAGGTCTTACAATTGTATACGCTGAACCAGACCAATTTGCGACAGTTCAACAAGCGTTAAAAGGTTTAGGTATTAGCACATTTGAAGTGGCTGAGTTTGAAATGCTACCACAAACAGAGGTGCAACTTTCGCCAGATGATCAAGAAACTTTTGAAAAATTAATCGATGTTCTAGAAGATTTAGAAGATGTCCAACACGTTTTCCATAACGTTGAGTTATAA
- a CDS encoding NAD(P)H-binding protein codes for MRLKILLAGGTGTIGKSLIHALTPEYDIYTMSKYPKKHSNSQVTWIKGDIYNYYDVLQAMEGMDIAVFFIDPTKHSAKMTRALAKELNIIAADNFGRAAQACDIKEILYVRGSKFDQETIMQLQSHGVHVRATSKRINRPHISVEFQAAKYDDIRIAHHIPKPPHWDLNILINEMSRWLSQTTGTRVKIVREDNHFKFYKKKNNKLLFIFELERIDQHFFRLVTIESTISYTKEGKRACIEFRYIPQFNWVIVHLYDYIPKVLWPIAYMLQVPFYQMLIRGFDTKCRIQTLQHRQLNGELTSYTEKDKE; via the coding sequence ATGAGATTGAAAATTTTATTAGCTGGTGGCACTGGAACGATTGGTAAATCACTCATTCATGCTTTAACTCCTGAGTACGATATTTATACGATGTCGAAATATCCTAAAAAGCATTCAAATAGTCAAGTGACGTGGATTAAAGGAGACATTTATAATTATTATGATGTGCTTCAAGCAATGGAAGGTATGGATATTGCGGTATTTTTTATCGATCCTACGAAGCATTCTGCTAAAATGACACGCGCACTCGCGAAAGAACTGAATATTATTGCTGCAGATAATTTTGGACGTGCAGCTCAAGCGTGTGACATTAAAGAAATATTATACGTACGTGGCAGTAAATTTGACCAAGAAACGATAATGCAACTCCAATCTCATGGCGTGCATGTACGTGCGACAAGTAAACGCATTAATAGACCACATATTTCTGTAGAGTTTCAAGCGGCTAAATATGATGATATACGTATTGCACATCATATTCCTAAGCCACCCCATTGGGATTTAAATATATTGATTAATGAAATGAGTCGTTGGTTGTCGCAAACGACTGGGACACGGGTAAAAATTGTTCGAGAAGATAATCACTTTAAATTTTATAAAAAGAAAAATAATAAATTGTTATTTATTTTTGAATTAGAGCGCATTGATCAGCATTTCTTTAGACTAGTAACGATAGAGAGTACGATTTCTTATACAAAAGAAGGCAAGCGAGCGTGTATCGAGTTCAGATATATCCCTCAATTTAATTGGGTCATTGTCCATTTATATGACTATATTCCGAAAGTGTTATGGCCGATTGCTTATATGTTACAAGTTCCTTTTTATCAAATGCTGATTCGCGGCTTCGATACAAAATGTAGGATTCAAACGTTACAACATCGTCAACTTAACGGGGAATTGACGAGCTACACTGAAAAAGATAAAGAATAA
- a CDS encoding thiamine phosphate synthase — protein sequence MIIAVTPYEILNDRHIDRLVKIEPWINGVIIRVPMSHESLKKWLGILMDKGFPKQKVIIHTNILLAQEMGMKRIHFSEYQLPKQLDMAYWEVSMSIHSQEMIRKIKQTGVRWGLFGHLYMSRSKPGKAPRTFKEVNDALREDFPLVGIGGINVETIAHVPKAFQGVAMIDGAFNQDVKGFLKMVQKWNG from the coding sequence ATGATTATTGCTGTTACCCCTTATGAAATATTAAATGATAGGCATATAGACAGATTAGTAAAAATTGAACCATGGATTAATGGAGTGATTATACGTGTGCCAATGTCTCATGAGTCACTGAAAAAATGGCTTGGAATACTGATGGATAAAGGGTTCCCTAAGCAAAAGGTTATTATCCATACCAATATTTTATTGGCGCAAGAAATGGGAATGAAGCGTATTCATTTTAGTGAGTATCAGCTCCCGAAGCAACTAGATATGGCGTATTGGGAAGTGAGTATGTCGATCCATTCTCAAGAGATGATTCGCAAGATAAAACAGACAGGGGTGCGTTGGGGGCTTTTTGGACATTTGTATATGTCCCGCTCAAAACCAGGGAAAGCGCCACGTACGTTTAAAGAAGTGAACGATGCTTTAAGGGAGGACTTCCCCCTCGTAGGGATAGGGGGGATAAACGTGGAAACCATTGCGCACGTACCTAAAGCATTTCAAGGTGTAGCGATGATTGATGGGGCATTTAATCAAGATGTAAAGGGATTTTTAAAAATGGTGCAGAAATGGAATGGATAA
- a CDS encoding LysR family transcriptional regulator: MKIDDYRLLITLDETRTLRKAAERLYISQPAVTQRLKSIERHFGVEIFIRTKKQLITTIEGAMVIEHAKTMLNRERLFQDKIKAHIGSVSGTLSIGCSSLVGQTVLPKVLSRYTSEFPYVEIQLQVGSSEHIKAHHNDYHIMIVRGNQLLNLHNDHLMDDQHYFIYPKNKEEELQKLPFIEFQADPVYINQIKTWYHHHMSQDYHARIKVDQVATCKALLLSGVGVTILPEIMVKDLDETKFELVKVDIEEESLVRSTYLSYEVSMVQLPQVSSFINILKEHVGASSSL; this comes from the coding sequence ATGAAAATTGATGATTACCGATTGTTGATTACATTAGATGAGACAAGAACTTTAAGAAAAGCTGCAGAGCGTTTATATATTTCACAGCCTGCAGTTACACAACGTCTTAAATCTATTGAACGCCATTTTGGAGTCGAAATTTTTATACGTACGAAAAAGCAATTGATAACAACAATAGAAGGCGCAATGGTCATCGAACATGCGAAAACGATGTTAAACCGCGAACGGCTTTTCCAAGATAAAATAAAGGCGCATATCGGTTCGGTAAGTGGTACACTTTCTATTGGATGTTCATCTCTTGTAGGACAAACGGTTTTACCTAAAGTATTATCGAGATATACAAGTGAATTTCCATATGTTGAGATTCAACTTCAAGTGGGGTCGAGCGAACATATTAAAGCGCATCATAATGATTACCACATCATGATTGTTCGTGGGAACCAATTACTTAACCTCCATAATGATCATTTAATGGATGATCAACATTACTTTATTTATCCTAAAAATAAAGAAGAAGAACTTCAAAAGCTTCCATTTATAGAATTCCAAGCTGATCCGGTTTACATTAACCAAATTAAAACGTGGTACCATCATCATATGTCACAAGATTATCATGCACGAATTAAAGTGGATCAGGTGGCGACATGTAAAGCACTACTTTTAAGTGGGGTCGGCGTGACCATATTGCCTGAGATTATGGTAAAAGATTTAGACGAGACAAAATTTGAACTTGTGAAAGTAGATATCGAAGAAGAATCATTAGTTCGCTCAACTTATTTGAGTTACGAGGTAAGCATGGTACAACTTCCCCAAGTCAGTTCTTTCATTAATATTTTAAAAGAACATGTCGGCGCGTCATCATCATTGTAA
- the thiS gene encoding sulfur carrier protein ThiS — protein MKVNGETQCFDKEISIAEMIQHFGIESKRMAVEVNGQVIKRSLWTAHMISENDQIEILEFVGGG, from the coding sequence GTGAAAGTGAATGGCGAAACGCAATGTTTTGATAAAGAGATATCGATAGCAGAAATGATTCAACATTTTGGAATTGAAAGCAAACGTATGGCAGTAGAAGTGAATGGTCAAGTAATCAAACGTTCATTATGGACTGCACATATGATTTCAGAAAATGATCAAATTGAAATACTTGAATTTGTAGGAGGCGGTTAA
- a CDS encoding Bax inhibitor-1 family protein translates to MTSISESGNVKKHPFQYGKVWLFFTYYWIIFGIATYFGQFLPMEWRQPLSIGLLLLILVTMVVQRARFSGPIMSHVYTIVSGLLSYATFTATLQDLGPSVFFKNVLLAIIGFVVFGFIGFFMIKDASSLGKYLFVTLVALIVASLVGWFIHNPLYHTIIAIVGLLLFLLYTLYDFNRMKRGAFSPREMGFNLFLNLFRIIRYVLHIARYVRR, encoded by the coding sequence ATGACATCGATTTCTGAATCCGGTAATGTTAAAAAGCATCCATTTCAATATGGAAAAGTGTGGCTTTTCTTTACGTATTATTGGATTATTTTTGGCATTGCGACGTATTTTGGTCAGTTTTTACCTATGGAATGGCGTCAACCACTTTCTATAGGGTTGCTATTGCTCATACTCGTAACGATGGTCGTTCAACGTGCGCGTTTTAGCGGTCCAATTATGTCGCATGTGTATACCATTGTTTCTGGTTTATTATCTTATGCGACTTTTACTGCGACATTACAAGATTTAGGACCTAGTGTTTTCTTTAAAAATGTTTTATTGGCAATTATTGGTTTTGTCGTATTTGGTTTCATTGGTTTTTTTATGATTAAAGATGCTTCGAGTTTAGGAAAGTACCTATTTGTCACGCTTGTAGCATTAATTGTTGCTAGTCTTGTAGGATGGTTTATTCACAATCCGTTGTATCACACCATCATTGCTATTGTTGGGCTATTGCTTTTTCTCCTTTATACGTTGTATGATTTTAATAGGATGAAACGAGGCGCTTTCTCTCCGAGAGAAATGGGTTTTAATTTATTCTTGAATCTATTTAGAATTATTCGTTACGTGCTTCATATTGCACGTTACGTTCGCAGATAA
- a CDS encoding inorganic phosphate transporter, with protein sequence MEFLVLITVAIVIFSLVFDFINGFHDTANAVATAVSTRALTPRHAILLAAIMNFIGALTFTGVATTITKDIVDPFTIHNGLVVVLAAILAAIVWNLVTWYFGIPSSSSHALIGAIAGSAVASAGSFSVLHFQGFTKIVLVLLLSPVIAFIVGFTIYSIVKKVFKNANLARTNQNFRFFQIFTAALQSFSHGTNDAQKSMGIITMALIVANLQSDVEPALWVKVSCAAAMGLGTAVGGWRIIKTVGGNIMKIRPANGAAADLSSALTIFTASYLHFPLSTTHVVSSSILGVGSANRIKGVHWNTAKRMIVTWVITLPITAVIAAIFYLILNIFL encoded by the coding sequence ATGGAATTTTTAGTGCTGATAACGGTGGCTATTGTTATATTTTCATTAGTGTTTGATTTTATAAATGGGTTTCATGACACAGCGAATGCTGTAGCCACTGCTGTTTCGACGCGTGCATTAACACCGAGGCATGCCATTTTATTAGCGGCAATTATGAACTTTATTGGCGCATTGACATTTACAGGTGTTGCAACAACGATTACGAAAGATATTGTGGATCCGTTTACGATACACAACGGGTTAGTGGTAGTTCTCGCGGCCATTTTAGCAGCGATAGTATGGAACTTGGTGACATGGTATTTTGGGATTCCAAGTTCATCTTCTCATGCGTTAATCGGTGCAATTGCAGGTTCTGCTGTTGCTTCTGCAGGCTCGTTTAGTGTTTTACATTTTCAAGGTTTTACTAAAATTGTACTCGTATTATTACTTTCACCAGTGATTGCATTTATCGTTGGTTTTACGATTTATTCTATCGTGAAAAAAGTCTTTAAAAACGCGAACCTTGCGCGTACAAATCAAAATTTCCGTTTCTTCCAAATTTTCACAGCAGCGCTACAATCTTTTTCACACGGAACAAACGATGCTCAAAAATCAATGGGGATTATTACGATGGCTTTAATCGTCGCCAATCTTCAATCGGATGTAGAACCTGCATTGTGGGTTAAAGTTTCCTGTGCTGCGGCAATGGGATTAGGAACTGCAGTCGGTGGATGGCGTATTATTAAAACAGTCGGTGGAAACATTATGAAAATTCGTCCGGCAAATGGGGCAGCTGCAGACTTATCTTCTGCATTGACGATTTTCACAGCTTCTTATTTGCATTTTCCACTTTCAACGACACATGTTGTTTCTTCATCGATTTTAGGGGTTGGTTCTGCTAACCGCATTAAAGGTGTTCATTGGAATACAGCTAAGCGTATGATTGTTACGTGGGTAATTACTTTACCAATTACTGCAGTGATTGCTGCAATATTCTATCTCATTTTGAATATCTTTTTATAA
- a CDS encoding DUF47 domain-containing protein has translation MIRKKKDKFMERLEDMIYNLDRAAVEFGKMDFNTHLDLRTYADNIKTYESHGDDLMHQVITDLNQTFITPIEREDIMALCNAIDDVLDAMEETSAMFEMYSIEYTDDFMAEFVDNIQKAIGEMKLAIGLMSEKKLSHMRVHSINIKEFETNCDGILRQSIKHIFNSETDPVTLIKIKDIYESLENIADRCQAVANNFETIIMKNS, from the coding sequence ATGATTAGAAAAAAGAAGGATAAGTTTATGGAGCGCCTAGAGGATATGATTTATAACCTTGACCGTGCTGCAGTAGAATTCGGTAAGATGGATTTTAATACGCATTTAGATTTACGCACATATGCGGACAATATTAAAACGTACGAATCTCATGGTGATGATTTAATGCATCAAGTCATTACTGACTTAAACCAAACGTTCATCACACCAATCGAACGTGAAGACATTATGGCATTATGTAATGCGATTGACGATGTTTTAGATGCAATGGAAGAGACATCAGCGATGTTTGAGATGTATTCCATTGAATACACAGATGATTTCATGGCCGAATTTGTAGATAATATCCAAAAAGCCATTGGCGAAATGAAATTAGCGATTGGCTTAATGTCAGAGAAAAAACTATCTCATATGCGTGTGCATTCTATTAACATTAAAGAATTTGAAACAAATTGTGACGGTATTTTACGTCAATCGATTAAACATATTTTCAACAGTGAAACAGATCCTGTCACTTTAATCAAAATTAAAGACATTTATGAAAGCTTAGAAAATATTGCTGACCGTTGTCAGGCAGTAGCGAATAATTTTGAAACAATTATAATGAAAAATAGCTAA